One part of the Thermoanaerobacterium sp. CMT5567-10 genome encodes these proteins:
- a CDS encoding Uma2 family endonuclease produces MGLPDKKEVYTYEDYLNWPDDKRIELIDGQIYSMAPPSRIHQEISGAIYLQFANYLKDKKCNVYYAPFGVRFSEKNEKDIKTVVEPDIAVVCDKSKLDNEGCKGAPDLIVEIVSPSSASKDKIEKFNLYEKYGVKEYWIVEPEEKIISVFTLQDNNRYGRPEPYTVGNKIKVSIFDDLVIDLKDVFS; encoded by the coding sequence ATGGGATTACCTGATAAAAAAGAAGTATATACTTATGAGGATTATTTAAACTGGCCAGACGATAAAAGAATAGAATTAATCGATGGACAAATTTATTCGATGGCTCCTCCATCACGAATACATCAAGAAATCTCAGGTGCGATATATCTACAGTTTGCTAATTATTTAAAAGATAAAAAATGTAATGTTTATTATGCACCTTTTGGCGTAAGGTTTTCTGAAAAAAACGAGAAAGATATTAAAACTGTTGTAGAGCCTGATATTGCAGTTGTATGTGATAAATCGAAACTTGACAATGAAGGATGTAAAGGTGCTCCTGATTTGATTGTTGAAATTGTGTCACCATCTTCAGCAAGTAAAGATAAGATTGAGAAGTTTAATCTTTATGAGAAATACGGTGTAAAAGAGTACTGGATAGTAGAACCGGAGGAAAAGATAATAAGCGTCTTTACATTACAGGATAATAATAGATATGGAAGGCCTGAACCTTATACTGTAGGTAATAAGATTAAAGTTTCTATCTTTGATGATCTAGTTATAGATTTGAAAGATGTTTTTAGTTGA
- a CDS encoding sigma 54-interacting transcriptional regulator, protein MVDEIVKIIENEDKKNPLTDEKIASILKVNREEVTQYRLENGIPDSRERRKPYLYEDAKKILSEDREISDRKFTKRLNDLGYDISRFAASQIKKEILSSEVIVADNVKDNDDGKDDEIRRESDLMSFKEIIGYDGSLKTQISQAKAAILYPPHGLHTLILGPSGVGKSQLAEAMYNFAIESGMLKSDSPFIVFNCADYADNPQLLMSQLFGYVKGAFTGAESSKAGLVEKADGGILFLDEVHRLPSEGQEILFFLLDKGRFRRLGETDIERQANIMLIAATTENPESSLLLTFRRRIPMVIELPPISERPHTERFEIIKFFFKKEAFRINKPIKLKPDALRALMLYDCPGNIGQMRSDIQVACARGFLKTLDSKENTITINLSDLPNHVRMGLLKVSKREPYIEEYADKDVIIYPNKISKLLPKEDRYMLPDEIYQFIEDRFTELKNDGLKREEIYKIVGSQVESELKKFANDIRSRSLVSKRELKEIVGEKILYAVEEAIDIAKENYKNIKDNLFYALAIHLSAAYERIKSGKSIFNPQLESVKREYVREYVVAKKMVERINKILNIELTDDEVGFVAMYLRTFSANESGNKGNVAVIVLTHGHVACGMADVANKLLGVNIAHGIEMALDESPEIALKRTIEVVKKVDEGKGCIILVDMGSLITFGEIITKRTGIPTRTIGRVDTVMVLEAVRRAVIPDTTIDDIANALDENKSYVGHVEGVKDSNKLPKAIITICITGEGTALKIKKYIEDKIPEIKNRLKIIPVGLFSERELDAEINKIRSKNNIQAFVGTIDPKISDIPYISVEEIMNGEGLIKLRNLIGIDVEAESRLKEILDDDLILFDMDVSMKSDAIDKMVELLEEKGYVDEKFILSVYKRESMGATWMKGGVAIPHGDTKYVTKPVIAIAKLKEPIYWEGDFKTDLIFMLALKEDAKDYMLDLYKVLSNEKILKDLKEAKSSRNIEEIIIRNTIPSN, encoded by the coding sequence ATAGTGGATGAAATCGTAAAGATAATAGAAAATGAAGACAAGAAAAACCCTCTCACTGATGAAAAAATAGCTTCTATATTAAAAGTAAATAGAGAAGAAGTAACTCAATACAGGCTTGAAAATGGTATACCCGATTCTAGAGAGCGCAGAAAACCGTATCTATACGAGGATGCTAAAAAGATTCTAAGTGAAGATAGAGAGATCTCTGACAGGAAGTTTACTAAGAGATTAAACGATTTAGGCTACGACATATCGAGATTTGCAGCATCACAGATAAAAAAGGAAATTTTAAGTTCAGAAGTTATAGTGGCTGATAATGTAAAAGACAATGATGATGGTAAAGATGATGAAATAAGACGAGAAAGTGATCTTATGTCTTTTAAGGAGATAATAGGATACGATGGAAGTTTAAAAACACAGATAAGCCAAGCAAAAGCTGCAATACTATATCCACCACATGGTCTTCATACATTGATACTCGGACCGTCTGGTGTTGGCAAAAGCCAGCTTGCTGAAGCTATGTATAATTTTGCGATAGAATCCGGCATGCTCAAAAGCGATAGCCCTTTTATTGTCTTTAACTGTGCAGACTATGCGGATAATCCACAGCTTCTTATGTCTCAGCTTTTTGGATATGTCAAAGGTGCTTTTACAGGTGCAGAATCGTCAAAAGCTGGACTTGTGGAAAAAGCAGACGGTGGCATACTATTTCTTGATGAAGTCCACAGGCTTCCCAGTGAAGGACAAGAGATCCTATTTTTTTTACTTGACAAGGGTAGGTTTAGAAGGCTTGGCGAGACTGACATCGAGCGGCAAGCTAATATAATGCTTATTGCAGCAACGACGGAAAATCCAGAATCATCGCTTCTCCTTACATTTAGACGTAGGATACCTATGGTTATTGAACTGCCGCCAATAAGTGAAAGGCCTCATACAGAGAGATTTGAAATTATAAAATTTTTCTTTAAAAAGGAAGCGTTTAGAATAAATAAGCCGATAAAATTAAAGCCAGATGCGCTTAGGGCCTTGATGCTTTATGATTGCCCCGGAAATATAGGTCAAATGAGGAGTGATATACAAGTAGCCTGTGCAAGGGGATTTTTAAAAACGTTAGATAGCAAAGAGAATACAATAACAATAAACTTGTCTGATTTGCCAAATCATGTAAGAATGGGATTATTAAAGGTCAGCAAAAGGGAGCCGTATATAGAGGAATACGCAGACAAGGATGTAATCATATATCCTAATAAAATAAGTAAGCTGCTGCCAAAAGAAGATAGGTATATGCTGCCTGATGAAATATACCAGTTTATAGAAGACAGATTTACTGAACTTAAAAATGATGGACTAAAAAGAGAGGAAATATATAAAATAGTGGGCAGCCAAGTCGAATCGGAATTAAAAAAATTTGCCAATGACATAAGGTCAAGGAGCCTCGTTTCAAAGAGGGAATTAAAAGAGATTGTAGGGGAAAAGATACTGTATGCTGTGGAAGAGGCAATAGACATAGCTAAAGAAAACTACAAAAATATAAAAGATAATCTATTTTACGCACTTGCCATACATTTAAGTGCGGCGTATGAAAGAATTAAAAGCGGCAAATCAATATTTAATCCTCAGTTGGAGAGCGTCAAAAGAGAGTATGTCAGAGAATACGTTGTGGCAAAAAAGATGGTAGAAAGGATTAATAAAATTTTAAATATAGAGCTGACAGACGATGAGGTTGGTTTTGTAGCTATGTATTTAAGAACATTTTCGGCCAATGAAAGTGGAAATAAGGGAAATGTAGCTGTTATAGTATTAACACACGGTCATGTGGCGTGTGGCATGGCAGATGTTGCAAATAAGCTTTTGGGCGTAAATATAGCTCACGGCATCGAAATGGCACTTGATGAAAGCCCGGAAATTGCGCTGAAGCGTACGATTGAAGTTGTAAAAAAAGTTGATGAAGGTAAAGGGTGCATTATACTTGTTGATATGGGCTCACTTATTACTTTTGGAGAAATCATAACAAAAAGAACAGGCATACCAACAAGGACGATAGGAAGGGTAGACACTGTCATGGTGCTGGAAGCTGTGAGAAGAGCTGTTATACCAGATACTACAATAGATGACATTGCAAATGCTCTAGATGAAAATAAGTCTTATGTTGGGCATGTAGAAGGCGTAAAAGATTCAAACAAACTTCCAAAAGCCATAATAACCATCTGTATAACTGGCGAAGGCACTGCACTTAAGATTAAAAAGTATATAGAGGATAAGATACCGGAAATAAAAAATAGATTAAAAATAATACCTGTAGGGCTCTTTAGTGAAAGAGAGTTAGACGCAGAAATAAATAAGATAAGAAGCAAAAATAATATTCAAGCTTTTGTGGGAACCATCGATCCTAAAATAAGTGATATCCCATATATCTCTGTTGAGGAAATAATGAATGGAGAAGGATTGATAAAACTTAGAAATCTAATAGGGATTGATGTAGAAGCTGAAAGCAGGTTAAAAGAAATATTAGATGATGATTTGATATTATTTGATATGGATGTGTCGATGAAAAGCGATGCTATAGACAAGATGGTAGAACTTCTTGAAGAGAAAGGCTATGTGGATGAAAAGTTTATTTTAAGTGTGTACAAGAGAGAATCAATGGGAGCCACATGGATGAAAGGGGGCGTTGCGATACCACACGGCGATACAAAATATGTCACAAAACCTGTCATAGCCATAGCAAAGTTGAAAGAACCTATTTACTGGGAAGGAGATTTTAAAACAGATTTAATTTTTATGCTGGCTTTGAAAGAAGATGCTAAAGATTATATGCTTGATTTGTACAAGGTCTTATCGAATGAAAAAATCTTAAAGGACTTAAAAGAAGCCAAAAGTTCAAGAAATATAGAAGAAATAATTATAAGAAATACAATACCGTCCAATTAA
- a CDS encoding PTS sugar transporter subunit IIA: MKISEFFNKELIITNFDAVCQDDVFNVLFKKLFENGYVKETYLEAVKKREKVFPTGLLLNKYNVAIPHTDPEHVVKPAIAVATLKNPVVFKNMANPLEDVEVSLVFMIALNEAHSQVEMLQQLIQLIQDDSVLEKIIREDGGDEIINIIKNCTLNDETV, from the coding sequence ATGAAGATATCGGAGTTTTTCAACAAAGAATTAATTATTACAAATTTTGATGCAGTATGTCAAGATGATGTCTTTAACGTGCTTTTTAAGAAACTATTTGAAAACGGATATGTCAAAGAGACATATTTAGAAGCAGTTAAAAAAAGAGAAAAAGTTTTTCCAACAGGTTTGCTTTTAAATAAATACAATGTTGCGATACCTCATACAGATCCAGAGCATGTAGTAAAACCCGCAATAGCAGTCGCAACGCTGAAAAACCCTGTTGTCTTTAAAAACATGGCAAATCCGTTGGAAGATGTTGAAGTTAGTTTAGTTTTCATGATAGCATTGAATGAAGCACATAGTCAAGTTGAAATGCTGCAGCAACTAATTCAACTGATACAAGATGATTCAGTGCTGGAGAAGATTATTAGAGAAGATGGAGGTGATGAAATTATTAATATCATAAAAAATTGCACTTTAAATGATGAAACTGTTTAA
- a CDS encoding PTS sugar transporter subunit IIB, producing the protein MTRKTVIVACGTGIATSTVVAEKITEACKKENLHVNIIQCKVTEIKGYAENADLIVTTTILKDNFGKKSINALSLITGIGEEKVLEEIINELKK; encoded by the coding sequence ATGACAAGAAAAACTGTTATAGTGGCATGTGGAACAGGAATTGCTACATCAACTGTTGTTGCAGAGAAAATAACAGAAGCATGTAAAAAGGAGAATCTGCATGTAAACATAATCCAATGCAAAGTAACAGAAATCAAGGGGTATGCAGAAAATGCAGATCTTATCGTGACTACAACGATTTTAAAAGATAATTTTGGCAAAAAAAGTATCAATGCTCTATCGCTGATAACAGGTATAGGCGAGGAAAAAGTACTTGAAGAGATTATAAATGAATTAAAAAAGTGA
- a CDS encoding PTS galactitol transporter subunit IIC yields MSVIKYLLDLGAVVMLPIIIFILGMILGEKPGKAFRSALTIGIGFIGINLVIGLLVNNLGPAAQAMVKNMGVKLNVIDVGWPASSAIAFASKVGAFVIPLGLAINIIMLATKLTKTVNVDFWNYWHFAFTGALVTAATGNLTLGLIAAAINAAIVLKLADWTAKTVQDFYGLPGISLPHGFSAAYVPIAIPLNKLIDKIPYISKIEADPDTINKKFGIFGEPVVLGLILGLVLGILAKFDAKTTLNLGMSMAGVMFLMPRMVKILMEGLIPISEAAKSFMQKRFAGKEFYIGLDSAVAVGHPAAISTALILVPITILIAVILPGNNVLPFGDLATIPFMVAMIAPITRGNVFRSVLIGAIVIGVGLLIATNVAPLLTQAATDAAFKFPSGASQISSICDGANPLTWIILKIMNLF; encoded by the coding sequence ATGAGTGTAATAAAATATTTGTTAGACCTTGGAGCTGTTGTAATGCTTCCTATAATAATCTTCATACTTGGTATGATTTTAGGTGAAAAGCCTGGCAAAGCTTTTCGATCTGCATTAACAATCGGAATAGGATTCATTGGAATAAATCTTGTGATAGGTTTACTTGTTAATAATTTAGGACCTGCAGCACAAGCAATGGTCAAAAACATGGGTGTAAAATTAAATGTGATTGATGTTGGTTGGCCAGCATCATCAGCAATTGCATTTGCATCAAAAGTAGGAGCTTTTGTTATTCCATTAGGACTTGCTATTAATATCATAATGCTTGCTACAAAATTGACTAAGACTGTAAATGTAGATTTTTGGAATTATTGGCACTTTGCTTTTACTGGCGCTCTTGTTACTGCAGCTACAGGTAACTTAACATTAGGTTTAATTGCAGCAGCAATTAATGCAGCTATAGTGTTGAAGCTTGCAGATTGGACAGCTAAAACTGTGCAAGACTTTTATGGATTACCAGGAATTTCCCTGCCACATGGTTTTTCAGCAGCATATGTTCCAATAGCTATACCATTGAATAAATTAATTGACAAGATACCTTATATTAGCAAAATTGAGGCAGATCCTGATACAATTAATAAGAAATTTGGTATATTTGGAGAACCTGTTGTATTAGGATTAATTTTGGGCTTGGTATTAGGTATCTTAGCAAAGTTCGATGCAAAGACAACTTTAAATCTTGGTATGTCTATGGCTGGTGTAATGTTTTTGATGCCAAGGATGGTAAAAATACTCATGGAAGGCCTTATACCAATTTCCGAAGCTGCAAAATCATTTATGCAGAAGAGATTTGCAGGCAAAGAATTCTATATAGGACTTGATTCAGCAGTTGCGGTTGGTCATCCTGCAGCAATATCTACAGCTTTAATTTTAGTACCTATTACGATTTTGATTGCAGTAATATTGCCTGGTAATAATGTTTTGCCATTTGGTGATTTAGCTACAATACCATTTATGGTAGCGATGATAGCGCCTATTACTAGAGGTAATGTTTTTAGATCAGTATTAATAGGGGCAATTGTAATTGGTGTAGGACTTTTAATTGCAACTAATGTTGCACCACTTCTTACGCAGGCTGCAACAGATGCTGCATTTAAATTCCCTAGTGGCGCTTCTCAAATATCAAGTATATGTGATGGTGCTAACCCATTAACATGGATAATTTTAAAGATTATGAATCTGTTCTAA
- a CDS encoding class II fructose-bisphosphate aldolase, producing MLVSSKELFKIARKYNFAIPAPNFVDQNSIKAYIEVAEKLNLPIILAYAEAHEDFLSFDEALYLGRYYGEKARIPAVLHFDHGTKKELIMKAIDNGFNSVMIDASMDSFEENVRKTKEIVEYAHLRGVVVEAEIGHVGNSENYRNNDNSASIYTTVEDAKRFVELTDVDSLAISIGTAHGHYKGKPVIDFNRLREIRNAVDIPLVLHGGSSSGDNNLRRCATEGISKINIYTDLVTAACDKVKNIQFNDYYELLCAQREGMKECLEHYYEIFETNKYRQANVI from the coding sequence TTGTTAGTATCATCAAAGGAATTATTTAAAATTGCAAGGAAATATAATTTTGCTATACCGGCTCCAAATTTTGTAGATCAAAACTCTATAAAAGCATATATTGAAGTTGCAGAAAAATTAAATTTACCTATTATTTTAGCTTATGCAGAGGCACATGAAGATTTCTTATCATTTGATGAAGCACTTTATTTAGGTAGATACTATGGTGAAAAAGCTAGAATTCCAGCAGTATTGCATTTTGATCATGGTACAAAAAAAGAATTGATTATGAAAGCAATAGACAACGGATTCAATTCAGTAATGATAGATGCTTCGATGGACTCATTTGAAGAAAATGTTAGAAAAACAAAAGAGATAGTAGAATATGCTCATTTGAGAGGAGTGGTTGTAGAAGCCGAAATTGGGCATGTTGGCAACAGTGAAAATTATAGAAATAATGACAATAGTGCTAGTATATATACTACCGTTGAAGATGCGAAAAGATTTGTTGAGCTTACAGATGTAGATTCTTTAGCAATTTCTATTGGCACTGCTCACGGACATTATAAAGGGAAACCAGTTATAGATTTTAACAGATTAAGAGAAATTAGGAATGCTGTAGATATTCCTTTGGTACTTCATGGAGGATCATCTTCTGGCGATAATAATCTAAGAAGATGTGCTACTGAAGGAATAAGCAAGATAAACATTTACACTGATTTGGTAACTGCTGCATGCGATAAAGTGAAAAACATTCAATTCAACGATTATTATGAGTTACTTTGTGCTCAAAGAGAAGGTATGAAAGAATGCCTAGAACATTATTATGAGATATTTGAAACAAACAAATATAGACAAGCTAATGTCATATGA
- a CDS encoding triose-phosphate isomerase: MNGIRVPFFVVNPKSYLYGEESLRLALAADKFVEDYDVDIFFTAPFADLYYIKSNTKNIKITAQHMDPLLPGRGMGYVLPESVKSSGAEAVFLNHAEHSLKLSDLVKTMKRAKELDLITIVCADSVEEATAIAMLEPDILLCEPTDLIGTGKTSGYEYIRETTRKIKDINSNILVMQAAGISSGEDVYQTIINGADGTGATSGIINAPDRVKMLEEMIQAIVKAKNELR, translated from the coding sequence ATGAATGGTATAAGAGTTCCATTTTTTGTAGTCAATCCTAAGTCGTATCTATACGGTGAAGAAAGTTTACGATTGGCACTTGCTGCAGACAAGTTTGTCGAAGATTATGATGTCGACATATTTTTTACTGCGCCATTTGCAGATTTATATTACATCAAATCTAATACAAAAAACATCAAAATTACAGCTCAGCATATGGATCCGTTACTACCTGGACGTGGGATGGGCTATGTACTGCCTGAATCCGTAAAATCATCGGGTGCTGAAGCAGTATTTTTAAATCATGCTGAGCATTCATTAAAACTATCGGATTTAGTTAAGACAATGAAAAGAGCAAAAGAGTTAGATCTTATTACAATTGTGTGTGCTGATTCTGTAGAAGAAGCTACAGCCATAGCTATGTTAGAACCCGACATACTATTATGTGAACCAACTGATTTAATTGGCACAGGAAAAACTAGCGGTTATGAGTATATAAGAGAAACTACGAGAAAAATAAAAGATATAAATAGCAATATCTTAGTTATGCAGGCAGCGGGAATAAGTTCTGGAGAAGATGTTTATCAGACGATAATAAATGGTGCCGATGGGACGGGAGCAACAAGCGGCATAATCAATGCACCGGATAGAGTAAAAATGCTAGAAGAAATGATACAGGCAATTGTAAAAGCTAAAAATGAATTAAGATAA
- a CDS encoding YjbQ family protein, with translation MKIYKEQIYLTSHGGTPSFFNITPSVKEIIKKSEIQNGICAVISPHTTCSVFFEEFVHDYTEDGDEYLQADLNNVLKKIIPDQVEEGQYNYPGEKHYEAVLSWPDVEDYLPNGDRSALLNCDAHLKATLIGSSQIFEVDNGKLGVGPTGYIYFVDFDRTRSRTRKCKIIVLGE, from the coding sequence ATGAAAATCTATAAAGAACAAATTTATTTAACATCTCATGGAGGAACACCTAGCTTTTTTAATATAACTCCTTCAGTTAAGGAAATAATCAAAAAAAGCGAAATACAAAATGGCATCTGTGCTGTAATTTCTCCTCATACTACATGTTCTGTGTTTTTTGAAGAATTTGTTCACGATTATACTGAAGATGGTGATGAATATCTGCAGGCTGATTTAAATAATGTCCTTAAAAAGATTATTCCAGATCAAGTTGAGGAAGGACAATATAACTATCCTGGTGAAAAACATTATGAAGCAGTATTATCATGGCCCGATGTAGAAGACTATCTTCCAAACGGTGATCGTTCAGCACTTCTAAACTGTGATGCACATTTAAAAGCTACATTGATTGGTTCTAGTCAGATATTTGAAGTTGACAATGGGAAATTAGGGGTAGGACCAACAGGCTATATTTACTTTGTAGATTTTGATCGCACAAGATCACGTACCCGTAAATGTAAGATAATTGTGTTGGGAGAATAA
- a CDS encoding nucleotidyltransferase domain-containing protein, which yields MNAAMIIREKKRNNLIDIGKKYSKIISNVLHPMCAIIIGSVARGDFNDSSDIDVILISDKIPVNYKERMKLLYDYVFDAIEPKGYNTYEFKLLYFKKNPISVEAIEKGIVIYDDGIWDKLKKDIASGYVGKIQ from the coding sequence ATGAATGCAGCAATGATAATAAGGGAAAAGAAAAGAAATAATCTTATAGATATAGGCAAGAAATACTCAAAAATTATTAGTAATGTTTTACATCCTATGTGTGCTATTATAATCGGTTCAGTTGCCAGAGGAGATTTTAACGATAGTAGTGATATTGATGTAATATTAATATCTGATAAAATACCTGTTAATTATAAGGAAAGGATGAAACTGCTTTACGATTATGTTTTCGACGCGATTGAACCGAAGGGCTACAACACCTATGAATTTAAATTACTATATTTTAAAAAAAATCCAATTTCTGTCGAAGCAATTGAAAAAGGTATTGTAATTTATGATGACGGAATATGGGATAAACTAAAAAAAGATATTGCTTCGGGTTATGTTGGAAAAATACAGTAA
- a CDS encoding HEPN domain-containing protein, which translates to MDMDEYNRWFNQAIHTFKSAYRDYKDGDYSWSCFKAQQAAEYAIKALLKAFGISIVGHSLVKLANDLDNAGINKPDDYNKWARKLDRDYIQPRYPDAYPSGSPYEYYDENDAKISLEYAQNILNYVEEYINECSNDNKGKEKK; encoded by the coding sequence ATGGATATGGATGAATATAATAGATGGTTTAATCAAGCAATTCACACTTTTAAATCAGCTTATAGGGATTATAAAGATGGAGATTATTCATGGTCATGTTTTAAAGCGCAACAAGCTGCGGAATATGCTATTAAAGCACTTTTAAAAGCGTTTGGAATTTCTATAGTAGGCCATTCACTTGTTAAATTAGCAAATGATCTCGATAATGCTGGAATTAATAAACCTGATGATTATAATAAGTGGGCTAGAAAACTTGACAGGGATTACATTCAGCCACGATACCCGGATGCTTACCCATCAGGAAGTCCTTACGAATATTATGATGAAAATGATGCTAAAATATCATTGGAATATGCACAAAATATTCTAAATTATGTGGAGGAGTATATAAATGAATGCAGCAATGATAATAAGGGAAAAGAAAAGAAATAA
- a CDS encoding N-acetylmannosamine-6-phosphate 2-epimerase, translating into MKVLDDIKNGLIVSCQALSDEPLHSPLIMAKMAKAAEMGGAVAIRANGFEDIKAIRREVKLPIIGLIKKNYEGYKPYITPTIEEVSAVVKAGADIVAIDATKLIKPGDISTKDLLREIKKLYPNILVMADISTYNEGIEAENLGFDIVSTTLSGYTDYSPKIDGPDFELIENLSKALKVPLIAEGRIWTPEEAIKALELGAYAVVVGTAITRPQEITKRFAESIRKAVKYAGTK; encoded by the coding sequence ATGAAGGTATTAGATGATATAAAAAATGGACTAATAGTTTCATGTCAAGCACTTAGTGACGAACCACTTCACAGCCCATTAATAATGGCAAAAATGGCTAAAGCTGCAGAAATGGGAGGAGCGGTGGCTATTAGGGCCAATGGTTTTGAAGATATAAAAGCTATAAGGAGAGAAGTGAAACTACCTATTATAGGCCTTATTAAAAAAAATTATGAAGGATACAAGCCATATATAACACCTACTATAGAAGAGGTAAGTGCTGTTGTTAAAGCTGGTGCGGATATTGTTGCGATTGATGCTACTAAGTTGATTAAGCCAGGAGATATTTCAACAAAAGATCTATTGAGAGAGATAAAAAAATTATATCCGAATATTTTGGTAATGGCTGATATATCTACTTATAACGAAGGAATTGAAGCGGAAAATTTAGGATTTGACATTGTATCTACAACACTTTCCGGATATACAGATTATAGCCCTAAAATTGATGGACCAGACTTTGAATTAATTGAAAATTTGTCAAAAGCATTAAAGGTTCCACTTATTGCTGAAGGAAGAATTTGGACGCCTGAAGAAGCCATTAAAGCTTTGGAACTTGGTGCGTATGCAGTAGTAGTAGGTACTGCAATAACAAGACCTCAAGAGATAACAAAGCGTTTTGCTGAATCAATAAGAAAGGCGGTAAAATATGCAGGAACAAAATAG
- a CDS encoding MurR/RpiR family transcriptional regulator, whose translation MQEQNSVVLKIRSVYNSLTNAEKRVADYVLENSEEVLYSSITELAEKINVGETTIIRFCRHIGLTGFQDFKLNIAKETTSPETSIHENITFSDSIDVLLQKITTENTMAISNTTKMLLVSELEKAVEEIIKANKIEIYGVGASGYTVLDAKYKFMRLGLNVDANLDPHIQAISAVNLKEGDVAIGISFSGSTKDTVETCKLAKEAGAKVICITNYARSPITAVADIVLLTSAKETPLRSGALTSKIAQLHILDILYTCIAVKMKDKAVQNLNKTAKAVLDKLY comes from the coding sequence ATGCAGGAACAAAATAGCGTCGTATTAAAAATTAGAAGTGTATACAATTCATTGACAAATGCAGAAAAAAGAGTAGCTGACTATGTTCTTGAGAACTCAGAAGAAGTGCTTTATTCTTCAATAACAGAACTCGCTGAAAAAATTAATGTAGGTGAAACAACAATAATTAGATTCTGTAGACATATTGGATTAACTGGCTTTCAGGATTTCAAATTAAATATTGCAAAAGAGACTACAAGCCCAGAAACAAGTATACATGAGAATATAACTTTTAGTGACTCGATCGATGTACTTTTACAAAAAATAACTACAGAGAATACAATGGCTATTTCAAATACGACAAAAATGTTGTTAGTCAGTGAACTTGAGAAGGCTGTCGAAGAAATCATAAAGGCTAATAAGATAGAGATATATGGTGTTGGCGCATCTGGCTATACTGTACTTGATGCAAAGTATAAATTTATGAGGCTTGGCTTAAACGTTGATGCTAATTTAGATCCACATATACAGGCGATATCAGCGGTTAACCTTAAGGAAGGTGATGTAGCAATTGGAATATCTTTTTCAGGCAGTACAAAAGATACTGTAGAAACATGTAAGTTAGCTAAAGAGGCTGGAGCAAAAGTTATTTGCATTACAAATTATGCAAGATCGCCTATTACTGCAGTAGCGGATATAGTATTGCTAACATCTGCAAAAGAAACGCCACTAAGAAGTGGTGCTTTAACTTCTAAAATAGCTCAGCTTCATATACTTGATATTTTATATACGTGTATAGCAGTGAAAATGAAAGATAAAGCAGTTCAAAATCTAAACAAAACTGCTAAAGCAGTTTTAGACAAATTGTATTGA